Genomic DNA from Nonomuraea rubra:
TCCCTCTTGGCCTGTGCTAGCTAAGCTCGTTGCCGCACTCGATGGCGACGAGGAGGAGTGGCGAGAGCGCTGGACCGCGACGCGTGACGCTGGCGAGCAGAGCGCTCCGCTGCCTATTCCCGCCTCCAGTCTGGCACTTGAGGTTTCGATTTTCGCGTCTTACGCACGCATCGATGACAAGGCCACACATAGTCGCATATCCAATATCGTTAGCGATATTGAAAGTATGCTCGAAAGCCTCACTGGTTCGACCGTCAAGGTATTCAAAGACACTGATTCGATTGCACCCGGCGAAGATTGGCGAGATAGAATTCGAATGGGCCTGTCGTCATCAACGATACTCCTCGCATTCATATCTCCCGCCTATCTGCGCAGCGAGATGTGCCGACAGGAATTCAAGGAATTTCTTGGATTTCTAGGCGCCAACTCAGAGACGCGTCTAATCATCCCGCTCGTGTATTCGAACTTTGAGCGGATAGACGCACATTTTGATTCAGACGACTTGTGGATGACAGTCAAGAAGTTGCAAGCGTTGCCGCTCAACAACATGCGTTCCACGGATCGGGGTTCATCGGAGTGGATACAAACGGTTGAGAAAATCTCGTATCGGATCGAAGAGGTGCTATCAAGCGTAGAAACGACCGAGAATCATGCTTCGCGGAGCGAACTGATCTCGACGGAGGAAGATTCGGGCCTCCTCGAACTGTTCGCCGACATGGAGGACTCTGGACCACAAGTACGCACTGACCTCGAAAGATTTGCAGAGATTATCACAGAGGTTGGCGAATCAACTAGCAATACTGCACCGCGAATCGCTAGCGCACAAACTTTTGGGGCAAAGCTCGCCGTCTCAAGCCAACTTGCCGACCAGCTAAACCCCCTCTCTGAGGAAGCGGCTGACCTTTCACAACGCCTCTTGTCCACTCTTAATCGGTGGGACGTAGGAGTTCGGTTCGGCATCGAAATGGTAGCTAGAGGGAAGATGCCTATCGATAATGAGAACACGATCACATTTGTCGACAGCATCGCCAACCTTGCAGATATAGGAGTGAACTCTCTTGGGCAGCTAGACGTACTGCGCACAGCCATCGAGTCAGGCAAAGGTATATCCAAGCCGCTCAATAGGCCTCTAGCTCAGATACAGCAGGCGCTGCTAACCTTTGCGGAAATCAGTGCGATTTTCCAGGGATGGAAGGACGCCCTTAACGCTCTTGGAGACGAAGATTAAATAAGTCCAGCCTCCTTAATCGAGCAACTCTGGTTGCCGACTTGTA
This window encodes:
- a CDS encoding toll/interleukin-1 receptor domain-containing protein; amino-acid sequence: MNAKSPSKDISPAAQELFAALRQLHLRAGEPSTRAIAKASDLSHTTVHSALRGPRVPSWPVLAKLVAALDGDEEEWRERWTATRDAGEQSAPLPIPASSLALEVSIFASYARIDDKATHSRISNIVSDIESMLESLTGSTVKVFKDTDSIAPGEDWRDRIRMGLSSSTILLAFISPAYLRSEMCRQEFKEFLGFLGANSETRLIIPLVYSNFERIDAHFDSDDLWMTVKKLQALPLNNMRSTDRGSSEWIQTVEKISYRIEEVLSSVETTENHASRSELISTEEDSGLLELFADMEDSGPQVRTDLERFAEIITEVGESTSNTAPRIASAQTFGAKLAVSSQLADQLNPLSEEAADLSQRLLSTLNRWDVGVRFGIEMVARGKMPIDNENTITFVDSIANLADIGVNSLGQLDVLRTAIESGKGISKPLNRPLAQIQQALLTFAEISAIFQGWKDALNALGDED